In Zingiber officinale cultivar Zhangliang chromosome 6A, Zo_v1.1, whole genome shotgun sequence, a single genomic region encodes these proteins:
- the LOC121998504 gene encoding putative disease resistance protein RGA1 isoform X2 yields MAGALVGATAGFLANKVAILVELDEKLKAMAGTKRKMEKFKELLTNIDSVIQNVESRPFIDDAVKDLLKKLKYLAYDLEDVVDYYDTKVLHKKQRSHSTVLRPVRDFFSTNNQVLFKSRIGSMIKAITESLESILLQKSILLNLPPGMSQPSPYRENHSRNRFVVIGREPEKEMIVNMLIDDDDESSHETVKVIAIVGMGGLGKTTLAQLVFHDETVKIHFASLRMWTVVEAEFDPLKIMNSVLELATGAPANYTQIDSARQNLEKVLTGKKFLLVLDDVWNEDPLKWGVLKAALICGVKGSKILVTTRSLHISSIMGSSKTHQLQQLSKDHCLSLFQQFAFGDQTVDQSLMEIGGKIVEKCGGVPLAAISLGSMLHSTRDESYWSSLLSSKIWKRDNENNLLAVLKLSYNNLSLQSKKCFTFGSLYPKNCTMVKDELIKLWIANDFVRSDANFDAETIGNHVFTELVHKSFFLLASSKERDFRDFLWASSEGYDLGDVSHVTNCTMHDVMHDLARSVSVNIYWNDKEDLAKDIGDRIYHLHMHKDFENLSNTIQARGKKRLYLRTLILKDISLNTDQLEFVFSNLKFLRVLDLTGNKIKEVPTSIRNLIHLSFNEGLQELPKELWNMQSLRDLDCRCCNSGFIRIPCGLSRLTNLQSLPVFVADSRSGACSITELEDLKLNGEMTIKFSENFTNYSCGGRKILQDKHLKELSLEFNRSETNDKGMLDDLCPNTSLKKLGIWHYGSSQFPTWFIQLQSQLPNLVEVSLNYCRGCEHIPPFGNLHFLKKLDLISTYGITHLGAEFHGNGGFPSLQELNLHRMNNLKEWSESHGADQLFPSLQRLRVYRCPELKCMPRLPNIQSLEIFYCDGSLLSYVGSLTSLSILRVEKMDNMTSFPSGCIRNLTSLIELRIIGCDQLLSLPRGEMKRLKKIRSLTIDRCDSLAFLPSEVGRLNSLRFLRLAGCPRIKLQPYEVVQILNSVHEFEITICGKNVNLHEQLQRLYTLRELFITGEHDIYSDTQLCICCCEELESLMIPDPASSVLQHLYIDGISNLTKLPDWLQHLESLRFLSIHNCSRLETLPRLLWLQTLTIIDCPQLKRRYERDSGEDWPIIAHVPYVDI; encoded by the exons ATGGCAGGAGCTTTGGTAGGTGCCACGGCTGGCTTCTTAGCCAACAAGGTGGCAATTCTCGTCGAACTCGACGAGAAACTCAAGGCAATGGCTGGTACCAAAAGGAAGATGGAGAAGTTTAAGGAGTTGTTGACGAACATTGACTCGGTGATCCAAAACGTCGAGTCCCGCCCTTTTATCGATGATGCTGTGAAGGACTTGCTGAAGAAGCTCAAATACTTGGCCTACGATCTCGAGGATGTTGTGGATTACTATGACACCAAAGTCTTGCATAAGAAGCAGAGATCACACAGTACTGTTTTAAGGCCGGTGCGTGATTTCTTCTCTACTAATAATCAAGTTTTGTTTAAGAGTAGGATAGGCAGCATGATAAAAGCTATAACAGAAAGTCTGGAATCTATTTTGCTGCAAAAGTCCATTCTTCTCAATTTGCCACCAGGCATGTCGCAACCAAGTCCTTACAGAGAGAACCACTCCCGCAATAGGTTTGTTGTTATAGGGAGAGAACCAGAGAAGGAGATGATTGTCAACATGTTGATAGATGACGATGATGAAAGCAGCCATGAAACAGTGAAGGTCATTGCCATCGTTGGGATGGGTGGCCTGGGGAAGACTACACTTGCTCAGCTTGTTTTCCATGATGAAACGGTGAAAATTCATTTTGCAAGTTTGAGAATGTGGACAGTTGTTGAGGCTGAATTTGATCCTCTAAAAATAATGAACTCTGTTTTAGAACTCGCTACTGGTGCACCAGCCAACTACACACAAATAGATTCAGCAAGGCAGAACCTAGAAAAAGTATTAACCGGGAAGAAATTTCTACTCGTGCTGGATGACGTATGGAATGAAGATCCATTAAAGTGGGGTGTACTGAAAGCAGCCTTAATATGCGGAGTAAAAGGAAGCAAAATTCTAGTGACAACCCGCAGCCTACATATCTCTTCGATAATGGGTTCATCCAAAACCCACCAATTACAACAGTTGTCCAAAGATCATTGTTTGTCCTTGTTTCAACAGTTTGCTTTTGGAGATCAAACAGTGGATCAAAGTTTGATGGAAATTGGTGGAAAGATTGTTGAGAAATGTGGCGGCGTGCCCTTGGCTGCCATTTCTCTTGGTAGCATGCTCCATAGCACTCGAGATGAATCGTATTGGTCCTCCTTATTGAGCAGTAAAATATGGAAGCGGGACAATGAAAACAACCTGCTAGCTGTACTAAAGTTGAGCTATAACAATCTCTCTCTGCAGTCAAAGAAGTGTTTCACATTTGGCTCCCTATACCCAAAGAACTGTACGATGGTGAAGGATGAATTGATAAAACTATGGATAGCAAATGATTTTGTGCGTTCAGACGCTAATTTTGATGCCGAAACAATTGGCAACCACGTCTTTACTGAACTTGTACATAAGTCATTCTTTCTCTTAGCATCTTCCAAGGAGCGTGATTTTAGAGATTTTCTATGGGCATCTTCCGAGGGGTATGATCTTGGAGATGTTAGTCATGTAACCAACTGCACGATGCATGATGTGATGCATGACTTGGCACGATCAGTATCGGTAAATATATATTGGAATGATAAAGAAGATTTGGCGAAAGATATTGGAGACAGAATATATCATTTGCACATGcacaaagattttgaaaatttatcaaaCACTATTCAAGCCCGGGGCAAGAAGAGATTGTACTTGCGTACCCTTATATTGAAAGATATTAGTTTAAACACCGATCAACTTGAATTTGTTTTctcaaatttgaaatttttacggGTGTTAGATTTAACTGGCAATAAAATCAAGGAGGTGCCAACGTCAATAAGAAATCTGATACATTTGAG TTTCAATGAGGGACTTCAAGAGCTACCAAAAGAGTTATGGAATATGCAAAGCCTTCGGGATCTTGATTGCAGGTGTTGTAATTCTGGATTTATACGCATTCCCTGTGGGTTGTCGAGACTAACTAATCTTCAAAGTTTACCTGTCTTTGTTGCTGATAGTAGAAGTGGTGCATGCTCAATTACAGAACTGGAGGATTTGAAGCTTAATGGAGAAATGACaattaaattttctgagaatttcaCAAACTACTCTTGTGGTGGAAGAAAAATTTTACAGGATAAACATCTTAAAGAACTAAGTTTAGAGTTTAATCGTTCGGAGACAAATGACAAGGGCATGTTGGACGATCTTTGTCCCAACACGAGCTTAAAGAAGTTGGGCATATGGCATTATGGGAGCTCACAATTTCCAACATGGTTTATACAGTTACAGTCACAACTGCCAAATTTAGTTGAAGTTAGTCTTAATTATTGCCGTGGCTGTGAGCATATTCCTCCGTTTGGAAATCTGCACTTTCTTAAGAAGCTTGACTTAATCTCTACGTATGGCATTACACACCTGGGAGCTGAGTTTCATGGGAACGGAGGCTTTCCTTCTCTTCAAGAACTCAACTTGCATAGGATGAATAATTTAAAGGAATGGTCAGAGTCTCATGGTGCCGATCAGTTGTTCCCTTCACTGCAGCGGCTGCGGGTTTACAGATGTCCTGAATTGAAATGTATGCCGAGGCTTCCTAACATTCAATCCCTTGAGATATTTTACTGCGATGGGAGCCTACTCTCATAtgttggaagtctcacttctctttctATTCTCCGAGTGGAGAAGATGGACAACATGACATCTTTTCCAAGTGGTTGCATTAGAAACCTCACTTCCTTGATAGAATTACGAATTATAGGATGCGATCAACTTCTGTCTCTTCCTAGGGGTGAAATGAAGCGCCTAAAAAAGATTCGTTCATTGACCATTGATCGTTGTGATAGTTTGGCATTCTTGCCGTCGGAAGTGGGACGTCTCAATTCTCTTCGTTTTCTACGGCTCGCAGGTTGTCCAAGGATAAAATTGCAGCCATACGAAGTCGTACAAATATTGAATTCGGTACATGAGTTTGAAATAACGATTTGTGGCAAGAATGTCAATTTACATGAGCAACTACAACGCTTATACACGCTCAGAGAATTGTTTATAACTGGCGAACATGATATCTATAGCGACACCCAGTTATGTATCTGTTGTTGTGAGGAATTGGAGTCATTGATGATACCAGATCCAGCAAGCAGTGTGCTACAACATCTATACATAGATGGAATTTCCAATCTCACGAAGTTGCCTGACTGGCTACAGCATCTCGAGTCTCTTCGTTTTCTGTCAATCCACAACTGCTCACGACTAGAAACGCTGCCACGGCTTTTGTGGTTGCAAACTTTGACAATTATTGACTGCCCGCAACTGAAAAGAAGATACGAAAGGGACAGCGGCGAAGATTGGCCGATCATCGCACATGTGCCATATGTTGATATTTAA
- the LOC121998504 gene encoding putative disease resistance protein RGA4 isoform X1, producing MAGALVGATAGFLANKVAILVELDEKLKAMAGTKRKMEKFKELLTNIDSVIQNVESRPFIDDAVKDLLKKLKYLAYDLEDVVDYYDTKVLHKKQRSHSTVLRPVRDFFSTNNQVLFKSRIGSMIKAITESLESILLQKSILLNLPPGMSQPSPYRENHSRNRFVVIGREPEKEMIVNMLIDDDDESSHETVKVIAIVGMGGLGKTTLAQLVFHDETVKIHFASLRMWTVVEAEFDPLKIMNSVLELATGAPANYTQIDSARQNLEKVLTGKKFLLVLDDVWNEDPLKWGVLKAALICGVKGSKILVTTRSLHISSIMGSSKTHQLQQLSKDHCLSLFQQFAFGDQTVDQSLMEIGGKIVEKCGGVPLAAISLGSMLHSTRDESYWSSLLSSKIWKRDNENNLLAVLKLSYNNLSLQSKKCFTFGSLYPKNCTMVKDELIKLWIANDFVRSDANFDAETIGNHVFTELVHKSFFLLASSKERDFRDFLWASSEGYDLGDVSHVTNCTMHDVMHDLARSVSVNIYWNDKEDLAKDIGDRIYHLHMHKDFENLSNTIQARGKKRLYLRTLILKDISLNTDQLEFVFSNLKFLRVLDLTGNKIKEVPTSIRNLIHLRYLNLSRNIIEVLSDSITLLANLQYLNLSFNEGLQELPKELWNMQSLRDLDCRCCNSGFIRIPCGLSRLTNLQSLPVFVADSRSGACSITELEDLKLNGEMTIKFSENFTNYSCGGRKILQDKHLKELSLEFNRSETNDKGMLDDLCPNTSLKKLGIWHYGSSQFPTWFIQLQSQLPNLVEVSLNYCRGCEHIPPFGNLHFLKKLDLISTYGITHLGAEFHGNGGFPSLQELNLHRMNNLKEWSESHGADQLFPSLQRLRVYRCPELKCMPRLPNIQSLEIFYCDGSLLSYVGSLTSLSILRVEKMDNMTSFPSGCIRNLTSLIELRIIGCDQLLSLPRGEMKRLKKIRSLTIDRCDSLAFLPSEVGRLNSLRFLRLAGCPRIKLQPYEVVQILNSVHEFEITICGKNVNLHEQLQRLYTLRELFITGEHDIYSDTQLCICCCEELESLMIPDPASSVLQHLYIDGISNLTKLPDWLQHLESLRFLSIHNCSRLETLPRLLWLQTLTIIDCPQLKRRYERDSGEDWPIIAHVPYVDI from the coding sequence ATGGCAGGAGCTTTGGTAGGTGCCACGGCTGGCTTCTTAGCCAACAAGGTGGCAATTCTCGTCGAACTCGACGAGAAACTCAAGGCAATGGCTGGTACCAAAAGGAAGATGGAGAAGTTTAAGGAGTTGTTGACGAACATTGACTCGGTGATCCAAAACGTCGAGTCCCGCCCTTTTATCGATGATGCTGTGAAGGACTTGCTGAAGAAGCTCAAATACTTGGCCTACGATCTCGAGGATGTTGTGGATTACTATGACACCAAAGTCTTGCATAAGAAGCAGAGATCACACAGTACTGTTTTAAGGCCGGTGCGTGATTTCTTCTCTACTAATAATCAAGTTTTGTTTAAGAGTAGGATAGGCAGCATGATAAAAGCTATAACAGAAAGTCTGGAATCTATTTTGCTGCAAAAGTCCATTCTTCTCAATTTGCCACCAGGCATGTCGCAACCAAGTCCTTACAGAGAGAACCACTCCCGCAATAGGTTTGTTGTTATAGGGAGAGAACCAGAGAAGGAGATGATTGTCAACATGTTGATAGATGACGATGATGAAAGCAGCCATGAAACAGTGAAGGTCATTGCCATCGTTGGGATGGGTGGCCTGGGGAAGACTACACTTGCTCAGCTTGTTTTCCATGATGAAACGGTGAAAATTCATTTTGCAAGTTTGAGAATGTGGACAGTTGTTGAGGCTGAATTTGATCCTCTAAAAATAATGAACTCTGTTTTAGAACTCGCTACTGGTGCACCAGCCAACTACACACAAATAGATTCAGCAAGGCAGAACCTAGAAAAAGTATTAACCGGGAAGAAATTTCTACTCGTGCTGGATGACGTATGGAATGAAGATCCATTAAAGTGGGGTGTACTGAAAGCAGCCTTAATATGCGGAGTAAAAGGAAGCAAAATTCTAGTGACAACCCGCAGCCTACATATCTCTTCGATAATGGGTTCATCCAAAACCCACCAATTACAACAGTTGTCCAAAGATCATTGTTTGTCCTTGTTTCAACAGTTTGCTTTTGGAGATCAAACAGTGGATCAAAGTTTGATGGAAATTGGTGGAAAGATTGTTGAGAAATGTGGCGGCGTGCCCTTGGCTGCCATTTCTCTTGGTAGCATGCTCCATAGCACTCGAGATGAATCGTATTGGTCCTCCTTATTGAGCAGTAAAATATGGAAGCGGGACAATGAAAACAACCTGCTAGCTGTACTAAAGTTGAGCTATAACAATCTCTCTCTGCAGTCAAAGAAGTGTTTCACATTTGGCTCCCTATACCCAAAGAACTGTACGATGGTGAAGGATGAATTGATAAAACTATGGATAGCAAATGATTTTGTGCGTTCAGACGCTAATTTTGATGCCGAAACAATTGGCAACCACGTCTTTACTGAACTTGTACATAAGTCATTCTTTCTCTTAGCATCTTCCAAGGAGCGTGATTTTAGAGATTTTCTATGGGCATCTTCCGAGGGGTATGATCTTGGAGATGTTAGTCATGTAACCAACTGCACGATGCATGATGTGATGCATGACTTGGCACGATCAGTATCGGTAAATATATATTGGAATGATAAAGAAGATTTGGCGAAAGATATTGGAGACAGAATATATCATTTGCACATGcacaaagattttgaaaatttatcaaaCACTATTCAAGCCCGGGGCAAGAAGAGATTGTACTTGCGTACCCTTATATTGAAAGATATTAGTTTAAACACCGATCAACTTGAATTTGTTTTctcaaatttgaaatttttacggGTGTTAGATTTAACTGGCAATAAAATCAAGGAGGTGCCAACGTCAATAAGAAATCTGATACATTTGAGGTACCTCAATTTATCTCGGAATATTATTGAAGTTCTATCTGACTCCATAACCCTTCTTGCCAATTTACAATATCTCAATCTCAGTTTCAATGAGGGACTTCAAGAGCTACCAAAAGAGTTATGGAATATGCAAAGCCTTCGGGATCTTGATTGCAGGTGTTGTAATTCTGGATTTATACGCATTCCCTGTGGGTTGTCGAGACTAACTAATCTTCAAAGTTTACCTGTCTTTGTTGCTGATAGTAGAAGTGGTGCATGCTCAATTACAGAACTGGAGGATTTGAAGCTTAATGGAGAAATGACaattaaattttctgagaatttcaCAAACTACTCTTGTGGTGGAAGAAAAATTTTACAGGATAAACATCTTAAAGAACTAAGTTTAGAGTTTAATCGTTCGGAGACAAATGACAAGGGCATGTTGGACGATCTTTGTCCCAACACGAGCTTAAAGAAGTTGGGCATATGGCATTATGGGAGCTCACAATTTCCAACATGGTTTATACAGTTACAGTCACAACTGCCAAATTTAGTTGAAGTTAGTCTTAATTATTGCCGTGGCTGTGAGCATATTCCTCCGTTTGGAAATCTGCACTTTCTTAAGAAGCTTGACTTAATCTCTACGTATGGCATTACACACCTGGGAGCTGAGTTTCATGGGAACGGAGGCTTTCCTTCTCTTCAAGAACTCAACTTGCATAGGATGAATAATTTAAAGGAATGGTCAGAGTCTCATGGTGCCGATCAGTTGTTCCCTTCACTGCAGCGGCTGCGGGTTTACAGATGTCCTGAATTGAAATGTATGCCGAGGCTTCCTAACATTCAATCCCTTGAGATATTTTACTGCGATGGGAGCCTACTCTCATAtgttggaagtctcacttctctttctATTCTCCGAGTGGAGAAGATGGACAACATGACATCTTTTCCAAGTGGTTGCATTAGAAACCTCACTTCCTTGATAGAATTACGAATTATAGGATGCGATCAACTTCTGTCTCTTCCTAGGGGTGAAATGAAGCGCCTAAAAAAGATTCGTTCATTGACCATTGATCGTTGTGATAGTTTGGCATTCTTGCCGTCGGAAGTGGGACGTCTCAATTCTCTTCGTTTTCTACGGCTCGCAGGTTGTCCAAGGATAAAATTGCAGCCATACGAAGTCGTACAAATATTGAATTCGGTACATGAGTTTGAAATAACGATTTGTGGCAAGAATGTCAATTTACATGAGCAACTACAACGCTTATACACGCTCAGAGAATTGTTTATAACTGGCGAACATGATATCTATAGCGACACCCAGTTATGTATCTGTTGTTGTGAGGAATTGGAGTCATTGATGATACCAGATCCAGCAAGCAGTGTGCTACAACATCTATACATAGATGGAATTTCCAATCTCACGAAGTTGCCTGACTGGCTACAGCATCTCGAGTCTCTTCGTTTTCTGTCAATCCACAACTGCTCACGACTAGAAACGCTGCCACGGCTTTTGTGGTTGCAAACTTTGACAATTATTGACTGCCCGCAACTGAAAAGAAGATACGAAAGGGACAGCGGCGAAGATTGGCCGATCATCGCACATGTGCCATATGTTGATATTTAA